Sequence from the Prunus persica cultivar Lovell chromosome G5, Prunus_persica_NCBIv2, whole genome shotgun sequence genome:
TTTCATCATCCTCTTTATCTCCTACAGATATACGGTCCTTCCCAATTTTCCTCTTCATTGACATATGTCGTGCCTTCTCACCTGGATTCTCTACACTGTATGTACTTTTGGTTTTTCCTGCTGTGAGAAGATTTCCATCATTGCTTTTTGCAAAATCTTTGAATGGTTTCTCGCAGACACAAGTCTCTGGAAATTCATGAAACTCGCCCCGACCAGGTTTCATCTCGTCAGGGTCACCCATGAATCCTTTTTGGCATGACTTTACTTTTTTTGCAAATGTGTCCCAGTCCATCTGATCCCTTGCCATGAACAAAGCACTGAGCCTCTTAGCATTTGGCCTGATGGTCCTCTTATGACCCATATACCTCCTACCAATGATGAAACAAATGCAGTAACATATGGTTAATAAATAtccaagaaaaaggaaagaattaaattaaataagcaGAAACAACTAGTAAAAATAGTTATACAACAATATCCATGATACCAAACTATACCAAAGAATTTTCTGAGATCCATAGATTAAACGTGAAGGTTCCCTCAATGAGGGTTTCAGTTGGGATAAATCTCCTTGTCATCAATGGATGTCAACCCAAGGTTATTCATCTGGGAAGTCAATTGAACAAATATACACTAGACCACTAGCCAATATTAAAAGCTTACTTGGGGAGAGCAAGATCTTACAATCTGTAAGATTTGTTAACCATTTACTATATAAATCATTTGTAATCTTATATGCGTTTGAGCCTGGCTTAATAATTTCTATAGCTCAACTTGCTGCAGTTGGAATTATTTCAGTATTGAAAGGTTTTAATAGTATACTAGTACTCAATTTAAGTATAGGAAACTGCCAAATTTCTGCATAATCTAGCCGAAGTCTAAATTTGGGGACCTACAGGAAAAATCATAATTCACACTGATACCTACAGATTTGCAAATCTATCCCCTGCTTGCTTCTGAACCAGAAAGTGGAATCTAGTTGTGAGATTCTTTAGTGTACCTCATCTTAGTTGACTTCCACGGTATAACTTTCTACTGAGAGTTACTACAGTAAAGATGAAAGTAAAACAATAGCTAAtgcaataaaatcaaaagcaCCAGACTGGATGGTGAACAGCTCTAAGTTCATCTCCAAACACATCTTTCACAGCCAATTGTAGGATTAGAATCCTATATCTAACAGAGTCTAGTTTTAACTGGAAAGGACAATAAATTTTATAGTGCAAGCGATCAGGAGTTACATAGACATCCAAATGTCGAAGTACATCATGTTAATGAAAGATTGATAAGACGTGTCAAAGTACTTGAAatctttataataataaaaaataaaattaaaagccaagtgcatttgtttatttggatTTTTCAAATTCTGTCGCTTGTGCTTGGGCAAAATTCTCAACTGCAGTTGAACACTGTCATACTTTGTTAGGTTTCTTGAGAGGGTAAAAATTACTGCACCGGCATTCTTCAGAAACCAAATTTAGACACTATTAACTGATCCGTAACTTTTCTTTGGAGAAAAATATGATTTGACAAATGCATTAGCTCAACCCAGAAAAAGCCTGATGAAAAAGTGAACTTGATGTCTAACCTTCGACCTGCGAGAATCTTGGCCATATTCCCGTTATTATTAGTGACAAACACATCACTTTCGTCAGAGACAATGTAGTCAATTGCAGCAAGACGGGAGGAGAATGGAAGAAAAGGTTTCAGCTCCTCATTAGCAAGCATCTCCTTTGTATAGAAATTTGGGAAGAGCTCTCTTAGAGGTCTCAAAGTCTCATCCCCGCCATATATTTCACCAGAAGCAACATAGAGATATGTGTCATTTGCAAAACCAAGTGCACGTAGCATCAAACCCACTTCATGAGGAGTCAGTGGACATTTTCCTCGCTTTCGCTCTTCCTCAGCATTTAAATCCTAAATggataataagaaaaattacaaTGGTAGTCAAATTATAGTATATGGAGCCAACTGTACAATTATCACGAGCATTGTACAatgtaaattaatatattggTAATTGCACTGCAATCACATGAGCTTCGTATAACTACAAAAGCATATCTTGTTAAGAATCAACTCATAAGAGCAAACAGTTACTAACATAATTCTTGTTGAGTTGAATATGAATAAATATCGTTCcatctaaattataaaagaataGCAATCTCACAGGTAATGTCGCCCATCGTTTTCTTATTTCAGCAAACTCATATCTCTCTTTATCACCCCCGCCATAATAACACCCAGAAAATGCTAGCATATCAGGTTCAAACCTGTCATCCAAAATCCATAACAACAGAAATTGAATCATATGTATCAGGAAAAGATAGCAGTTCtttaagaagaaaataggTTTTGCATTCCCAAAGAGGTGGCTTTACCATTCCCATCTCCGGTTTTAactttataataaattatgaTGGTGATTGTAATATATCAAAacatagataatatatattcattGGTGTCCCGATGACACCATTTCCATTCCCAGCATTTTGAGACATTAGAGTGAATGGTGCACTCCAAGAAATTCTAGAAATCCCATTCAAAGAAATGGGTATGAGATTTCCAGAATTCCATTCCGCAAAACAAACACTATCTTAAAGATCTTGTAAGCAGAGGTGGCCTATACTCTCACTCCTAGCTTCTTTGACTTCAATGTGTGGGTAGCTTTCCAGCAAAACTTAAAGGGTGTTTCCAAATACGGCAAATTACACACTGTATAAGTTCTTAATTGTGATATACCATGGCCATTTGCCAAGGTTTCAATAGGCAAATCTAAAGATCAACCAGTTTGATATGTTCTTATATCAgggaatttaaaaaagaaaaagaaacgtTTGTAGATAGTGATAGTCCACCAGGTACAAACTCACACAAATCTTGCCAACTCAGTACAAATCAATGGTTAGTTGTCATCAATCTCTACTAACTAAAATGCTGGAAATTGGTAACCCTCCACCAGCATAGTTGAGAACGAAGCAGAAAGTGCATGAAACCCAGAAACTCCTAGTGCACATGTTCTCTACTACTCTCCTACAGGTGTACATGTATTGATCCAGAGCGACACCCAAACAATCAACCCAACAGAAGTTTACAAAGTCGCAATTATCATCTTCTGTCTGCACAGTTGTCCAACCAGAGGCAACTGCCTACCGAGGAAAGCAATCCCTATCCTCAGACACATGCTAATCTATTTACTTTCTAGCGACCCAGTGAACATACTGCATGACCAAGATAACATAAACATCCTTACACATccaaatggaaaagaaaaggaaaaaatatatattgagtGTAGAACACAACTGGAACAAGTATGTGCTCTGTATAGAGTTTTATCCTACATGAACATTACATGCAggttgaatttaaaattatcaGCTGTGTTCTATATTGATAGGAAATTGAAACAAACCTCAAGTGAACAGCAATGAAACGTTTTTCCATCCTTCGCATTCTCATAACAAGTTTCTGACCGAGTTCATGTATGGATTTTGTAAATTTAAGTGCATGATAATTAACACGACATCGCAACTTTTGCAGTTCATCGTCAAGGTTACTTGAAAGTCTATAATCAAACTTAGTCAATTGCACAACCTGcaaaatagcccaagtgttaATTGCCCTTCTGAAACggactacaatattttactaaAATTCATAAGTACACaacttagaagaaaaaaagaaaaaagatcaaAATATTGGATTGTGCATATCTTTTACACAATCGAATAAGATAGAATTCATCAGGTATCGGCAAAGGGGTCTTACACGTCTCCTCAAAAGTATTGGGAGAACTTGCTCGATATAATATTCAGGTTCAGATTTCCTTGGGACACGCATTGTATATGGAGGTTTGTCCATGTTCCGCATGACTTTCTCAGGAACTCTCCGGACAATAGTCACATCTTTTGCAAGATAAGACATAAACCAATCGACATCAAAAATGTGGATAAAGTCACTGCATGCAAAATTAGCGTATTTAATAGGATGATAACTGGAAGAGCCAATTTTCACAACCACTAGcatgaaaacaaattcaaaaaagaataaCATAAAACTATAGCTGATGGGGTTAAAACATTGATAGAATCACATTACCTATCATCCTTCCAATAGGAATGATGATCCAGCTCAGGTACAACTAAAGTAGCATTAAGAATTCGTGCAACAACCACAGCATCTGTTATCTGATTGCAGGAAATAAGTTGTCATTTTTGGCAATGTGAAAACAAATAACTACTTGAgtagaataacaaaaatttccgAAAGCAAAAACCAGAACCCAagtcttattttctttgttgggtCTCACTACtcagagaaaaatataaaaaaaatgtagctGAACATAAAAACAATGTGACTTACTCCTGTTCTTTGTTGGTTCAGCCCCCCACTCGTAGCAATCAGCAGATACCCATTTGATGCTCGCTCTTTTACAGCAGCTAAATTCAACATATAAATACTGTACATTAAAAACACAACCATAACAATGGCAAATTCAGAAtgcaaaaatgaaatatgCAAATCGAACTCACGAGCATAACGAGGACCTCTTTGACTGCATCCGTAGTAGAATTTCGAGTACTTGGACTTCCAAACATCAATTGCCTCACGACCATTCCCATTCTAAACTCAAAACcgaacaattttttttttataatttgaattaaaaatgacgccttaaacaaaaattaaaaattgaaggttgaaggttgaaaaaaaaaaaaaccggtaGACCCAGTACCAGCTTGGAGTAGTAGAGGGTGTTCTTGACCAAGCGCTGAGAGTACCACTCGAGATCAGATGCCACGTGACCAGTGAAGAGCGAAATCAGGCCCAGCCCAAACAGCATCAGCCCACACACCAACGACCAGGACCACGACACCGTCTGCTTTCTCTGGCTCAgcgacgacgtcgttttggtgATGGTGGGGGCGGTGGCTGATGATTTCAAGCTGAGCACCTGCTTCTTCTCACCATTGTTGTAACCGTTATGTAACAGAGCCAGCTTCGCTGCTGCCGGTGTCAAGCTGAACCTCCACGCCTTCGCCACGCCCATCCAAAACTGCCCTCACTTTTCCAACTTATTCACTGAAAATGCCATTCGTCCTCCGATTCATGCTTCTCTGTGATCAGATTGTTCAAGTGGAGCAGGAGTGCTGTTGCGGAGAGGAAAATGGGGAAGGGAAGGGTAGCTGGTGTAAATAATGAGAATGTGTGGGGGTCGAATGTTTGCTCAATTTGGAGGGCAAACCCTAGCTAGCTAGTGCGCGGTTCGAGACAAGAATCACTGTGCAGCTTTTGAGATGTGTTGCGAGAGACAGTGGAGAtctttagagagagagagagagagagagagagagagagagtgcgtGTCACTGTTTATGAGGAAGAGAATGAagcttgttttattttactttacttAATAGTTTATTTATCACCAAGTATATTTAATAGTGGATAAGTGACGCaaattaaaaaacagaaaaattaaaaaaattaaatattctttcttttttatt
This genomic interval carries:
- the LOC109949158 gene encoding uncharacterized protein At1g04910, with the translated sequence MGVAKAWRFSLTPAAAKLALLHNGYNNGEKKQVLSLKSSATAPTITKTTSSLSQRKQTVSWSWSLVCGLMLFGLGLISLFTGHVASDLEWYSQRLVKNTLYYSKLNGNGREAIDVWKSKYSKFYYGCSQRGPRYAPAVKERASNGYLLIATSGGLNQQRTGITDAVVVARILNATLVVPELDHHSYWKDDSDFIHIFDVDWFMSYLAKDVTIVRRVPEKVMRNMDKPPYTMRVPRKSEPEYYIEQVLPILLRRRVVQLTKFDYRLSSNLDDELQKLRCRVNYHALKFTKSIHELGQKLVMRMRRMEKRFIAVHLRFEPDMLAFSGCYYGGGDKERYEFAEIRKRWATLPDLNAEEERKRGKCPLTPHEVGLMLRALGFANDTYLYVASGEIYGGDETLRPLRELFPNFYTKEMLANEELKPFLPFSSRLAAIDYIVSDESDVFVTNNNGNMAKILAGRRRYMGHKRTIRPNAKRLSALFMARDQMDWDTFAKKVKSCQKGFMGDPDEMKPGRGEFHEFPETCVCEKPFKDFAKSNDGNLLTAGKTKSTYSVENPGEKARHMSMKRKIGKDRISVGDKEDDEIFAD